In a genomic window of Epinephelus fuscoguttatus linkage group LG23, E.fuscoguttatus.final_Chr_v1:
- the LOC125884102 gene encoding E3 SUMO-protein ligase KIAA1586-like, translated as MFRTVHALAKKGRLMANFEWICELDEMKELPVGKTYRNKVEARVFLHYIADMERKKIEDGLGRAKFVSIMSDGSTDSAVKEQEVVYVRSSVGGKIESKFVGIDAVDKADAENITKAIKDVMDKVSQQWEVKFVAVATDGAAVMVGARTGVVQRLRRDRPYGGHCMAHRLELSFKDSVKNIVLFKKVEELLTGLYNFYHVSPLNHSHLKNSFAALELAPIMPTRVGGTRWVAHLLHATDHFLRGYPAIMHHLNRITSPDVQGVSTVQQCKAKSFSATAKEAVVLRFSGFLHDTLSHLSRVSETLQKSDISIADAHCCLSSTHAVLESYKTRFW; from the exons ATGTTCAGGACCGTACATGCATTGGCAAAGAAGGGAAGGCTGATGGCCAACTTCGAGTGGATCTGCGA GCTGGATGAGATGAAAGAGTTGCCAGTAGGGAAAACCTATAGGAATAAAGTAGAGGCAAGAGTGTTCCTCCATTATATAGCAGacatggaaagaaaaaaaattgaagacGGATTGGGGAGGGCGAAATTTGTTAGTATAATGAGTGATGGTTCAACAGATAGTGCTGTGAAGGAGCAGGAGGTGGTCTATGTTAGAAGCAGTGTGGGGGGAAAAATTGAGTCCAAATTTGTTGGGATTGATGCAGTTGACAAGGCAGATGCAGAAAACATAACAAAGGCCATCAAAGATGTCATGGATAAGGTCAGTCAACAGTGGGAAGTTAAGTTTGTGGCAGTAGCCACTGAtggagctgcagtgatggttgGAGCGAGGACAGGGGTGGTCCAGCGTCTGAGAAGAGACAGACCATATGGAGGACACTGTATGGCGCACAGGTTGGAGCTAAGCTTTAAAGATTCGGTAAAAAACATAGTCCTTTTCAAAAAAGTAGAAGAGCTCCTCACAGGCCTGTACAATTTCTACCATGTTAGTCCCTTAAATCACTCTCACCTCAAGAACAGCTTTGCAGCACTGGAATTGGCACCTATCATGCCCACAAGAGTCGGTGGCACAAGGTGGGTGGCCCACCTCCTACATGCCACTGACCACTTCCTGAGAGGCTACCCAGCCATAATGCATCACTTAAACCGT ATCACATCCCCAGACGTTCAAGGTGTAAGTACGGTGCAGCAGTGCAAAGCGAAGAGCTTCAGTGCAACTGCCAAGGAAGCTGTTGTGCTTAGATTCAGTGGGTTCCTACATGACACACTCAGCCATCTCAGCAGAGTATCAGAGACTCTGCAGAAGTCGGACATCTCCATCGCTGACGCCCACTGTTGTCTGAGCTCCACACATGCTGTATTGGAGAGTTACAAGACCAG ATTTTGGTGA